The Drosophila suzukii chromosome X, CBGP_Dsuzu_IsoJpt1.0, whole genome shotgun sequence DNA window TCGCTATCGTTTTCCATTTCAACAGCCAGTGTTGTCGCCTCTTCATCGACTTCTTCCTCTTCTTCGGTCCCCTCTTCTTCAGCCGTCTCCCTGTCTTTCTTCGAATCGTCTACTATCTTCTCACCCTCGTCTTCTGCTGCTGTCTTCTCCCCATTGTTCGTGTCATCAATAACAACATTGTCTGGCTTGTTAAATGTTGTAGCTGTTGTTGGTATTTTGGTCGGTATTTTAGTTGTTGTCGGTATTTTCGTTGTTGtcgatgttgttgttgctgcgggCGCCTCAGTGGCTTTTATTGAATTTGTAATTGTTTCAATTACCTGACTTGGCCTCGGGCCGCTCTCGCCATAACCATTGTCATTGTCAGGTGTCACTTGCTCAGACTCTGCCCCCGTGTCTTTTTCTTCCTCTTTCTCTTTTTCTACttctttctctttctctttctctttctcATTCTCTACCTCTTTCTCCGCCTCTGTTTCCGTCTCTTTCGCGTCTTCAGCTGGcgtttcttcttcttcgtcTTCTTCGAGAGGTGATTCTTCTGCCTGATCGCTGGCCATTAGCATTTCACTTTCGATTGGCGAAGGCTCCACCTCATCGAATTCTTCGACCTCCTGATGATCTTCACTCTCTTTATTGTCctctttttcattttcttgTTGATCCTCTGAAAGATGTTGTTCTGGTTGATCTTTGTGGGAGTCCATCGCAATCAGGGGCTGATAACCCATCGGTTGATCTTCTTCCAAAGGATCGTCGTTGTGTATATCTGGTATATCTGTATGAATCTTCTCTGGTTGTTTATTCTCTGGTTGACTCTCCTGTGGTTGATTTTCCAAAGGCTGATAATCCATTGGTTCTTCTTCATTATGGTCACCTTCATTCAGATGATCGATTTGACCCATTGGCTGATAACCGATATCTTCACTTGGTAGATCCTCATCCTTTTCGAGCTGATCGATTATAAGCGGATGGACCAGTGTTTGATTCTTCTGAGGCTGTTCTTCCTTGAGTTGATCCTCCTTTTGCTGATCGATCTGTGGCTGATTCTCCTGAGGCTGAGTCTTCTGCGCTTGGTTGTTTATCAGTGGTGGATAGTCCAACGGCTCGTTCTCCTCTTGATCCTCTTCCTGGTGCTCAGGATTCTTCTGGGGCTGAATTTTATCTGGTTCGTCCTTGACTTCCTCCTGCGAGGGATACTCCTCCGGCTGATCCTCCAGCTCCGCGTACTCGTACTCCTCCGGATCGTCGCTCTGGCCACCTCCGGCTGGCAGCACGGGCTTCCCGTTCTTGTCCACATACTGCAGCCCGTCCAGGCCCATCCGCATGCACTGGAAATGCATCTCGAAGAGATCCGTGGTGGCCAGCCGCACCACGAAGTCCATGCACATGTTCAGGTTGTTGCCCACCATGGTGACCTCGGTCATTTGGACGCACATGGCCATGGGCACGCCCATCATGACGGGAATGCAGAAGGGTGCCGGATCCCGCACCGAGATCCCGTACTTGGAGGAGGGCTTGCCGTTCAGGAAGACCTCCAGTTGGGCCTCCTCCAGCTGCGGCACAAAGCTCACGTTGGCGCACACTGCAAAAAGAGGCAGAGTGGAAAGAAAACGTTGAATGAAAATTACAGACAGGCTGGGCGGGCACAACAATGAAACGATTCCATTCAATGAATGAAAGTGGCGGGTGGCAAACTGTCGGCGGATCCCAGGCGGATGGTTGGTGGATCAGCGGATGAGGGGGTGGCCACCGCTGGAAGCGCCAACAATTTGTGGCATTTTGATTGGCAAGTGCTGGCATGTCACGAAGCGAAGCGGAGCGAAATGGAAACCACCGCTCGCATTGTAGTCTCCGGCCAAGATCGGTTTCTTGGCCAAGGAAATCGGCCTGGAATCCAGCCCAAGTCGCAGCCAAATATATGGCCACCACCCGCAGGCCAGGAGCCACGATTCCGATTTCGATCGCCGGCTAAGCGATCTCAATTTATCCACAGCCACATGGCCATCGGGCCAATCCGAAGGGGGCTTACTAAACTGGTGCTCATTACTGGATATTAAGATATTAGGGCTGAACAGCATATCAAAAAAGAAATACCTTCTAATCATATTTTCTCCAACTAAATTAAAGTCACACTGGAAAAAATAATCATAGCAAGAACTAAAATGTAATCTACAATTTTCATTCAAACTCTATAAACATTATCCATGCTTTTCCTAATTATATCAAGTTATTTGTTCAATGTAAAGAATTTTTAACAATCATTGTACAGTAAATGTCATTCACAAAAGCTAATatttttctacatttttaattaaatttcaatataaaaaaaacttaaaaattcaACATTTTAACTGGTTTTTTTTATCCCAAAATGTTATTAGTACTTAGTGCAATTTTACAATACCCTTCTACCTCAAAagtaaaaaatgatatttataGGTATAAGCTACTAAAGTAGTATATGTCCTTTAATATATCACCCTGACCTACTTTGGTAAACTCTTCTTCAAGATCAAATTAAAATATCGTATTTAAAGATGCAGTTTATTGGTGAACCCTGCTAAAAGGGCCTGAAAAAGTGCCTTAAAATTCCCTTATGCGTCCATAATTTTCTCACCTTTCTGATCGAATCGGTACTGATCGACCTTGAGACCCGCACAGCATCCGCAGGTGGGTCCGCTGCACTCGCAGGGCTGTCCGAAGGTGGACCAGATGGAGCCCTTCTCCGAGTACTTCACGCTGGCCAGGTTGCGACCCCTGGACACACTGACCGTGGGCGGCAGGTAGGGTCGGTGGGTCTTCAGTTCGTAGAAGATCAGGCCGTTGCTGTAGCTCCGCGAGGATATATGTTGGGGATATATGCACAGGACGAGCACAAGGGCCAGACAAAGACCGATCCAGGGAGTCATGGCCAGGGTTCAAAAGATAAACTCCACACTGAACAAAAAACAGAAGGTCACTGAACAAAAATGCTACTGATGCTATGCGACTCGAGTATTTTGCGATTCTCTTGAAGAATTCCCGGATCGGATCACTCGATCACTGCACGATTAACGGTATCGGTATGGCCGTGGCAATCCAAATGGCAATACCACTATTTCAGAGCTATTCGCACTGGAGCAATGACAACCGTTCGCGATCGACgacaattaaatattaaaacgcTGAGCGCGACGAGCGTTAGCttaaaaatgaaatggaaaCCGCCGCCCGAAGAAGTCAGCAGAGGCAGAGGCAGAGGCAGCAACTGCGGCAGAGACAGAGGCCAAAATGTTGCTGCTTGGAGAcacggcagcaacagcagcagcagcaacaccaagcagcagcaacaactgcaACATCCAACGGCAGCAGCAACCTCGTTAAATTGTCGCTCGTTGCGGCTGTttgctgtttttgtttttgcgaGTAAACCATTTGTACACTATCACAAAATGGGGTATCATAAGTAAATGAATACCTCTGGTATTTCAAGATTCCCTCAAGAATATGTTCTGacattttttaactttaaaatagtTTCCATTTTATTTGCGGGTTTTACAGTTAGTTTTCAAAAATCTTTTTCCCAAGACTTGTTCACCATCGCCTTTCGGCTTAAAAAGGTtctaacaaaataaaaataaatttttttgctATCATCATACTTATATCATTATACACCTTTACACCATTTTGAGTATGAAATGTATTTTCTAGTAATGCCGCAACTTAATTTTCCACTTGGGAGTTATGTTTAACTATTAtaaatttttacaatttaactaattaaaaaaaaaacaatccCTGAGTAGAGTATTTCGCATTCACCGTGAATTTGCCATCCGTTTTTTTTCTTATCAGCAGCGGCAAATCGccagttgctgttgctgctgcaacatttttttatttttgctattGTTGTTACTGTTTCTGTTACTGTTAGTGCTGCCGTTCGTGTTGTTGGAGTTTTTACTGTGACCGCCGCTTTGTTTATTTGTCTTTTAGgccgatgttgctgctgtgtctgcagcagttgctgttgctgttgctgctgctgctgctgctgttgctgttgctacTTTGCTTTGTTGCGTGTGCCGAgcggtttttatttttcttctttttttcggGTGACAGTGACAAGAAAATTGCGGCGATCGTGACTGGCTGGGAAAgccaaaaacaacaaaagtcCACACTCCCTACCGCTTTTCTTggtgttgttgctgttgttacGCAAATCACTTGGGTCAGGTCATGGCCTCATGGGCAAACTATCAGCTCGGCGATTTTCGAACTGGGAACCATTACCACCAGCGGGAGTTACGGTTATGGCCGCTGCTGTTGCCATAAACAAGCCTGATTTATCGATGCAATTGTCGCATCTGCAATTGTCACCCGCTTATTCTCCGGTACGCCCTTTCCCCAAATGGCCATTTTTACATGTATCACTAAGCTTGTAAACAAACCCAATGGTCGtcctttttattcaatttttttgtGAATAAAAAGGTACACATTTTATAAGAAATGGCCTTGAGAGGTATATTCTATAGGTTCCTGCACTTCCAAATTCCACAGCTTGAGTAATTGGCTTCCGATTTTTAAGTGGGACACCTCAATGAACTCGTGGtttaattctctaataatctgcattaaaattaattatttaagaGAGGGTCACAatttcaacccattttcatgttcgatttttgcgtatttccaatggattTCAGATTGGGAACCAAAAACTGGACTTCTAaaatccataacttgatcTATTGGTTACCGATCttaaagtgggatacctctatgaattcgtggttaaattctctaataatctgcattaaaatttattcctTAAGAGAGGGTTCAAATTtcagcccattttcatgttcgatttttccgtatttccaatggattTCAGAGTGGGAACCAAAAACCGGACTTCTAAATTCCACAACTTGATCAATTGGTTACCGATCttaaagtgggatacctctatgaattcgtgaggaaattctctaataatctgcattaaaatttatcaTTTAAGAGGGGGTCAAAATTtcagcccattttcatgttcgatttttccgtatttccaatggacTTCAGCATGGACACCAAAAACTGGACTtttaaattccataacttgatctATTGCTAACCGATCTTAAAGTGGGATAtctctatgaattcgtggttaaattctctaataatctgcatttaaatttattatttaagagagggtcaaaatttcagtccattttcatgttcgatttttcagtATTCCCAATGgatttcagaatgggaaccatAAACTggacttctaaattccataacttgatctGTCGGTTACCGATCTTAAAGTGGGATGCCTCTTTGAATTCGTGGTTAAATTATCTAAtaacctgcattaaaatttattatttaagggagggtcaaaatttcagcccattttcatgttcaatttttccgtatttccaatggattTCAGAATGTGAGCCAAACTCtgaacttctaaattccataacttgatctGTCGGTTACCGATTTGTGGGATACTTCTTTGAATTGGTGGTTGAATTCTTGAATAATCTACATTaaactttttcttttaaaagatgGATTATAACCCATTTTTAGTTTGATCTTTTCGGATTTCCAATGCCTTTCAGAGTGggagcccaaaactgcacttccagattccaaaaaaaagttactTCGCCATAAATTTAAGTCTTAAACGATATCATTTGATTATTTTGTAATGCCTTTCTTTCTCACTTCAGGTTGGCAGAATCAACTATAAGTTTTCGGACTCTTTGGACACCATATCTTTTGGATGGCGGCGTATCTCGGTGGCTATTTCGGGTACCGGTCCCAATCGCCTTAGGGCCCTAGTATTGCATAAGGTCTGGCCCAGACTCATCTGTCAGCCGGTGGCCAATGGCCGGCGGATGGGATGACCAAGCTGCCATCAAGCTGCAATCTCGTTAAGCGTTAAAGGGGACAGACACACTTGCCAAGTTCGACGATTCAAAGGCGAGCGGTGGAATAAAGcgaaatggaaatgaaaatgaaattgaaattgaaaatggAAATAATAGTGTCGCCACAATTAACACTAATAAGCTGGAGACTGAGATGGAGCTGCGGTGCAATGTGCCGGCGTTTATGTAATGGACCATCTCGTCATTATCAGCGGACTCGCTTATTGGGCATTATAATTCATTACTGATAGCATCAATTTGGCACGCCTGCGACTCTTTCTCCGTGACTGGCTAGTCGGCCCTTACGCAAAACATGAATAACTCATTGCTCTATGTGGGTCAATACACGAACTGGAGCTTCCAACGATTTTCAAACGCCCAATTTCCCGGCTCCGGCTCAGAACATTCCAAAAGCTCTCTACTCAAATAGAGCGAAAATAGACTAAGCTAAACTTTAAGCACAGACAGAAAGTAAGGTACAGGTAGCATTTCTTGCTAAGTTCTTGTTGAAAAAAGCTTATAACTCATACACAAAAGTTATTTAAACTTACTAAAGCTTAAAGATGAGATGAGTTCtacaaaaaatatgttttaaacCAATTTATATAACTAAACCTTTCTTGTATTcttaaaacaaaattcaatCACAATCTCTTTATAAGATCATTAAAGTTCCCTCGAAACTTTCTGTATCCCTAGAGAATCTGCAATTTCAAATGTATCCAATGCTCTGAACGTATTTCCCTTTTAGCTCTGCTTAGTCGCAATATTATAAATGCATTCACAAACTTTCGCTTTTTTGCCCTGCTATGTGCATTGTCATTTAGGGTTACATAAAATGCAGAAATGCAACTAAAAGGTTTGGCTGTGCATAAAATAATAAGCAAAGTGAAAGCCTAGCTTCCGGAAGatgttaataataaaatattaaaatagcAATTACAATAATACTGTTTAAGACTACCATTCGTGTAAACATGTTGTGTTTTGATTACTTTaactataattattattatataatatgTTTTAATGTACTTGTTTACGTACAAAACACGACTAAGAATCAAGAAAATTGGTGAATTGTGATTCCAGGCTGTTGGCATTGGTTGTAGCTgtccaaaacagtcggtctttttgctgtacgccttgatttgtcCAATCTACGATGGGAAAACCGAAACCAATATGAATCTGAACTTTTCAAAATGAGCCAGAAAGTGACGCTATCTTTACAGCTCATTTTCCTTGCAAAATTTGTGCCTGTTTGTGACGATATCTTGACATAcagtacatttttaaaaatgagcCCGAAAATGACGCTATCTTGACACCAGAATTTTTAGCAAAATTTGTGCCTATTTGTGACGATATCTTGACATCCAAGCAATTTTTGAAATGAGCCCGAAAATGACGCTATCTTGACACCCTATTTTTCCACAAAATTTGTGCCTGTTTGTGACGATATCTTGACATCCAAGCAATTTTGAAATGAGCCCTAAGGTGACGCTATCTTGACAGCAAAAAGTTTGATTCGCAATTTTGCGCCTGAACGTGACGCTATCTTGACATTGCGGTGCATTTAAAACTGTAAATGGAACTTAGCGTCAGGCAGTGACTCTCAAACTGTATTCACTTTTCTCGAGCATATCTTTGAACAGTGCTTGTCAAACTGTAGCATATTATTGGCAgccctaaaagtatgctgtaaattcttttaattgCAGCCTGAAAGTATGCTCTAAAAGTATTAAAACTAAAGCCGCTCATTTGAAATATAAGGCTATTCATTTTTTTCAAGAACCCAAGAAATCTAATATGATAAAATATAAACacacaataaaaatatttttttttgtaatattttaatacattttctttGTTCTTGAATACATACAATgctcttgtttttgttttcatcttttttttgttgtataaCACCGACAAAGCAACTGGTTTCGCTGTGGATAGATAATTCACAAACGATGCCGAATATTATGCCATCCAAGTACATGTACATGTGGGTTCCCCGGGGAACCCGTAAATATGTGTAGATATATAggtaaatatattattttcatatATGTAGATGAGTGCGTTAACgcgtatgtgtgtgtgtatgtgtttCGTGTGTGTAAATATGCACAATGATATAAAAAGTTACATAATTGCATTATGCCTGACTTCTATATGTGTATCCAAAAGATATCGTTCACAAAAAATATCTTCgataaaacattttgtttctttttcattatttttagcTAAATATTCTTGTTGTACACACGCAcatgtatatttttataaatgtaaatcGTATATAAGtatgtttttgtgtatatataAGATGTTCCTTGTTCGCTTCATTACtcttgtatatatatatatcaatttacgtgacagacaaaaaaaaacgatttgttttttatttcttgaATGCTTGTTGTAAATGTTCACAAATACAGGCATTAGAGTACTAGAAATTGGGGTTTTCCGCAAATGGGGAGTACGTTTAAGTCTAATTTCGTTATAATACATACATAAGGAAAGTGCTGCCAGCTGCTTCAGAGTTTTCACCTCCGAAAGGTCTACAAAAACCCGAAAAGGAAGTGCCCTTCATGGTCGCAGAATGGGGCCAAATAGCCATCTGTATAACCATGTTATACACCATCCACAAAGTCCTGCTCTTTCGACAGATTCCCGGATACTTTAACAATGCTCTTTCGTTTTGTTTTAAATCTTATTGTACAGACAACATCATTCCCCTTAGCTTGTTGGCTTGGCCGCTCTCTTGTGTGTGTGCTCTACCGCTTATCGAAATACTAAATACTTATATCCTAAGTAACATAATGTGCTTACACAActatcgaaaaaaaaaaccactTGTATATTTGGATATTCAGTTATGAACTAcatacgaaaaaaaaaaacatttcccTAGGTCTAAGTTTCACTTCTTACGCGAGAATCAAGAACGAAAAGAGATAGTTGGCTGTTCAAGTTTGAGAAAAAGCTGACTAAACACTAGGTTTCTCCAGAAACATTCGCTATATATACACCCCGGTGGCCGCTTCCGCTTCCAAATCGGAATCAAGCCTAGCTTTTCCCAAAAGCTATCGATCGATTTTGACATCGGTTTTGAAAAAGTAATGGTAAATATGATTAcaaaattaagaaaatgtaAGTTTGAGTTTTAAATGTGGTTTGGAAACTATCACAAATGATTTTCCAACGAAGAGCTATTTtagtttataaaaaattaagcATTACTTGCAAGAATATTTGGTCTAGAGATTTTTGAAGAATCTAAATGCTTTTAACAAGAAAATGTAATTTGAAtcacttaaaaataaatattgatgaTTTGATAGAATACATTTGATATGAAATCAGTACAGTTTATCCATAAATCTGTACATTTTGGAATACTTGGGTGTTTCGGGGCTGACTATCCGATTTGGATGGGAAACGCAAAAACGAGGGCCGCTAATAAATATATTCGATATTCCCGCTTGCAGCAAACGCAAAAAGAATTCCACGGTTTTTGTGCCTAAACGTAAGCCTACGAGCTACAAACTAAATTTCGAAAACAATGTACACGCGAATCTAGAACTCCTTGAGGCTGCCGCCGCGCTTCAGTTTGGTCAGTCGCTTCAGACTGGCACCCAGCATGCCCCCCGATCCTCCAGCTGCTCCTGATCCTCCTACTCCATCGTTGCCGGCACTGCGATCGCGCTGAATGAAGGATCCGCGGAAGCGGACTCGTCCGCGCCCACGGCGCTGACcctgctgcagctgctgttgctgctgctggtgctgctcgCCCACGCGGCGCCACAGCTCGGTGAGCGGCGGATGGTGCTGGTGGGGATGCTGCTGAAGGGTGCAGCAGCACACCAGCTCCTGCGATTATAACTTTTTCTCCCACACCACGATGTGGGCGTCATTGGAGTTGGCCGTGAGTGGCGAGCAGCTGGGGTTGCCCGACTGCATGGCCTGGCCCCCGGAGCCGGAGGAACCACTGCCTCCGCTGCCGCCACCAGAGCTGCTGTTCTTATGGCTGGGCGAGCCACCCGCCCCGTTGTACCACATCTGGCGCCAGTAGCCGCGTCCGCCCATCAGGGTGATCACCGTCCTCGGTCCGTCGGCgctctgctgctgctgctgcttggTGTTCTGCTTCTGCTTCCGCTTCAGGGTGGCCACCGCGGCGGCGGGCTTGTCCAGTGAGCCTGGGTTTACTGCACCCAGTCTGCTCATTTCCTCCGGCTTGGCCGAGCTGCtcagctgcagctgctgctgctgctgttgctggtggtggtgATGGATGTCCGCCGTGGTCATCAGCCCGTTCTCGGATATGTTGCCCAGATCGCTGCCTGTGCCGGAGGTCTTGTGGCTGGCACTGCTGCTGTTGCGGGACACGGATCGTCCGCCAAAGTGCCGGATGCCCATGCTCTCCTCGCTGCCCGACGAGGTGTACAGGCTGGAGGACTTGGAGTCCACGGACCAGTTGGACAGGTCCAGCGACCTCGGCCGCGAGGCCTTCATGCGCAATCGCCTGTCCAGGGTGCACACCTTGCCCGGTATGGCCGCCAATTCTGGGTCGGAGCGCCGCATTCCCTCGTACATCATGTCCATCAGGTTGCCCTGGTTGCCCTCCTCCGCATCGTAGTCCTCCTTCACGAATATCAACTTGCCATACAGGCCGTAAACATCGCAGATGCCATGCTCGCCGTGCTGCGAAGTGTTTCCACTGCCAGTGCCCGAGCCCGATGCACTTCCTCCTCCACCTCCACTTCCTCCTCCGCCACCGCCACCGGCTGCAGTGGCTCCCAGGCCACGGGGCAAGGTCTTGGACATCCGGCTCGGATCATCGCGGAATCGCTTGCGGTGGAACGCCGGCGAGTTAGCCAGCGAGGCGCGTATTTTGGCCGAGAAGCTCTGGTCCAGCGAGTTCTGCTTGTCCAGCTTGGAGCTGCGCGGCGATGAGGCCGCCGAGTCCGCTCCGGGGGTGCTGGGCACCACCGCCTCCTCCGTCTTGACCAGATCCCGTCGCAGCACCACCGCACCGTCGTCCAGCTCCTGGACGATCTTGGGATCCGCATCGATGGCCGGCAGCTGGAGATCGTCGCCCATGCTGGGCACCAGTGGAGCTGCTCCCACCGGCGGTGGCTTGTAGGCGGGATAGACCTTCGGAATCAGTGGCAACAAAAAGGTGATCGGTCCGAAGTGCGCGTGGCAGGACATGTTGATGCCACCGCTAATGATGGGCACGCCCTCCAGTCGGGGCAGCGGTATGGTCACCGCGATGCCCACATTGGTGCCCACCCAGAGCAGTCCCTTGCAGGCCATCAAGGCGGTGACATACACGGAGCTGTTGTTCAGCGGCTGCTCCTTCTTGCCATCGTGTCGCAGGACACTGGAGGCTATGTTGATGTCCTGCAGGTGCTTGAATGTCTCCGTGTGGTACAAGCACAGCATCGTCGAGTTCTTCAGCGAGATCCATAGGCCGATGCCCGAGTGGGCCATCAGGTTCACCTGCTGACTCGCCCCATGCTGCACCTCGAAGCTCCGCTGGATCTCGCCATTCAGGGCGTTTAGCACATACACCCGATTAGCGCACGAAGCGTAGATGCACATGTTGATGGGCAGCAGGCTGGGCACCACCAGGTCGGAGTCGCCCAGCCGAATGGTCTGCGGATCGCGCAACTGCCAGACGCCGTCGTTCCCGCGGCGGAAGATCAGCACCGTGGCCCCCGACAGGGCCACATAGACCGCATCAAAGTGGTAGAGGATCCGCTGCACGGCTCCCGGCACCGAATAGCTGCCCAGCTGCTCCTCCTGCTCCGGATTCCTGGCCGAGTAGACCAGAATCTTGCGGCTATCGGTGCCGAGCCAAACCAGGTCGCCCAGCAGGCTGGCCGGCTCGTCACGTGTCCTTAGCTGATCCAATCCCTTGACGAACTCCAGGGCAGAGACCTGCGTCTCGAAGAGATCGAAGGCCCCCGCCTCGCGGAGATTACCCGCCTGCTGGGGGTGCTGGGCCAGAACGGTAATGTGCGAGGAGGTGCCATCGCTGCTGCACATCCACAGGTAGTTTAGCTGCTTGTGCCGGCGTCGCGCGTTTCCGCTCTGCTTGGTGTCATTGGCGATGCTATAGTAGCATCCACAGCGCACCTGGAAACAAAGATTGAAGTTATAGCTGGGAATCAAAAGGTTAGGACAAGGAAACCCACCTCGGTTTGATGCTGTGACTTGTAAACTGGCATCGCCTTGACAAAGAGTGGCATTTTGCGCGACTGCTTCTGCTGAACAGCCTCCTGCAGCTGCTGTTGCTCCTGCGTCTGGCGGGGATCGCCCGCTCCCGCGTGCGCATGCTGTAGCGGATGGTGGTGATGAAGGTGATGGGCCGGCTGCGGATGGGAGCCGCCACGCTCCCAGGCCGGCGAGTTGTTCGGATCGAGGGCCAGCTGGGCCAGACGCAGCTCCGTGATCCACTCCTTCTTCACCGCCGGCGTCTGCGTCTGGAATGTGAAGGTCTCCTCCTTGCCGGACTTGTGGCGTCCGGTGAGCTGCAGGCAGCAGGAGTCCACCCAGGCCATCTCCTCGTCCTTGCGCTGGATGGAGCCCTGGATGAGGTTGAGCACGTTGCGCGTGGTGTTGGCGTTCAGCTCCTTGTAGCTGCCCTTCAGACTGCACACCAGGTCCTGGATGCGGGAGATCACCTCGTAGTCGTACATCAGCGTGCTCATCTCGCTGCACAGGTTGTCCGCCCCGTTGGTCAGCTGGGCGGCCGGCGAGCTGTGCGGGTCCCCGAAGCCGGGGAAGCTCGAGGAGCCGCCTCCATGTCCCGGCAGGGTGCTGGTGGCATACGGACTGCCGTTGGCGCCACTGCTGCCGTTGGACTTCAGGCTGCCGCCGCGGTTGAGACctggaaaataaataaataatgaaataaagaTATCTTAAGCCGAAGAGTGCTAGTAGATGGGCAATCCTTACCGGCTGTGAGAATCCTCGAGAGCGTGGCCGATGTGCTGTTGTCCACGATCTCGACGTCGTTGACCGGGAACATCCACTTGAAGGTGAGCTTCTCGGTGGCCCCGAAGTCGTGCGACTGCTTGGGCGCCACCGACACGCAGATGACCTTGTCGTTAAGCAGGAGCAGGCGGCGCTGCTTGCACTTGACAATGAACCCGGCCTGGTTGAACTCCATGTGTGTGACGTTGTCCTCGCGGAGTAAGTACCTCGGCCGGTGGCCGCCGGCGGAGTCGCTGACGCTCACGCTGCTCAGGCTGAGGGAGCGGGCATTGAAGGTGCCCGAGATGTGGCCGAGCATCTCCTTGAAGGCCTGGTACTGCTCCGCCTCCCGCTTGCTCTCGTTGAGCAGCTCGGCCAGGAGTTCCAGCTGCGACAGGGCCAGCTGCAGCGACATCCGATCATGGTGGCCCTGCGGGGTGTACTTCAGCAGATCCTGCAGGAAGAGGATGAACTGGGGGAAACGCTGCACCGGCTTTACCATCAGCCCGAAGAACGACAACCGGTCGTGGGCGCTGATCTGCTTGACCTTGAAGAAGTCGGCCAGCGCCGATTTGCGCTTCTCCTCCATCTTGGCCAGCTCCATGGCCGCCGAGAAGTTGTTAATGAAGCCCGAGTAGATCTCGAGTAGCTGCGGCTTGCCGAAGGCGCTGACGAAACAATCGCCAATCTTCTC harbors:
- the LOC108016849 gene encoding rho guanine nucleotide exchange factor 10 isoform X2; translation: MAFQLIKSALDNPPQQQQHLLRRHSNLGLPHQHAAGVVLLKYEHKLNSGSWEDTLDEPHHHQAHHSHHQHHQHHQHQQHQQHHSHLGQRHQQQTSFIGSPPSSASITTAQLHSAFSRRIAEQRERDQREQRDGAGCTAATIAGGSFSANGGQAAVGVGVGSSSSCGSSSERDTKSPCRERDRNLERDRERDKEEQGGAREEEDVLTEEEQTSSSVSSLSAGNQRNSQLRSTFNKAKQHLSFDKWRTAATGSATGSASASTSASGPGSSTTENNNATSNMILRRASACTMPSSGGGGGGVGGSGGSSQREEATTPGESPGGRLSRWFSIRRGSSHQYDVGGRDGRHSTASSFDTPDSGSGNSPVTGKGGSGSAAGSTGGVAQGAALDAASPQKLANLGASKMMPGVPESEDDEATANRFDMDLMMAPGSRANGTARTAHNRLIVPMLPPAPAGLSQQQLKRRHIVAAIVHSENSYVATLQRLVNDYKKPLEECSPPVLNPVKIATLFHCLPDILHSHKLFRISLAECVRNWDRDEKIGDCFVSAFGKPQLLEIYSGFINNFSAAMELAKMEEKRKSALADFFKVKQISAHDRLSFFGLMVKPVQRFPQFILFLQDLLKYTPQGHHDRMSLQLALSQLELLAELLNESKREAEQYQAFKEMLGHISGTFNARSLSLSSVSVSDSAGGHRPRYLLREDNVTHMEFNQAGFIVKCKQRRLLLLNDKVICVSVAPKQSHDFGATEKLTFKWMFPVNDVEIVDNSTSATLSRILTAGLNRGGSLKSNGSSGANGSPYATSTLPGHGGGSSSFPGFGDPHSSPAAQLTNGADNLCSEMSTLMYDYEVISRIQDLVCSLKGSYKELNANTTRNVLNLIQGSIQRKDEEMAWVDSCCLQLTGRHKSGKEETFTFQTQTPAVKKEWITELRLAQLALDPNNSPAWERGGSHPQPAHHLHHHHPLQHAHAGAGDPRQTQEQQQLQEAVQQKQSRKMPLFVKAMPVYKSQHQTEVRCGCYYSIANDTKQSGNARRRHKQLNYLWMCSSDGTSSHITVLAQHPQQAGNLREAGAFDLFETQVSALEFVKGLDQLRTRDEPASLLGDLVWLGTDSRKILVYSARNPEQEEQLGSYSVPGAVQRILYHFDAVYVALSGATVLIFRRGNDGVWQLRDPQTIRLGDSDLVVPSLLPINMCIYASCANRVYVLNALNGEIQRSFEVQHGASQQVNLMAHSGIGLWISLKNSTMLCLYHTETFKHLQDINIASSVLRHDGKKEQPLNNSSVYVTALMACKGLLWVGTNVGIAVTIPLPRLEGVPIISGGINMSCHAHFGPITFLLPLIPKVYPAYKPPPVGAAPLVPSMGDDLQLPAIDADPKIVQELDDGAVVLRRDLVKTEEAVVPSTPGADSAASSPRSSKLDKQNSLDQSFSAKIRASLANSPAFHRKRFRDDPSRMSKTLPRGLGATAAGGGGGGGSGGGGGSASGSGTGSGNTSQHGEHGICDVYGLYGKLIFVKEDYDAEEGNQGNLMDMMYEGMRRSDPELAAIPGKVCTLDRRLRMKASRPRSLDLSNWSVDSKSSSLYTSSGSEESMGIRHFGGRSVSRNSSSASHKTSGTGSDLGNISENGLMTTADIHHHHQQQQQQQLQLSSSAKPEEMSRLGAVNPGSLDKPAAAVATLKRKQKQNTKQQQQQSADGPRTVITLMGGRGYWRQMWYNGAGGSPSHKNSSSGGGSGGSGSSGSGGQAMQSGNPSCSPLTANSNDAHIVVWEKKL